One Mucilaginibacter ginkgonis genomic region harbors:
- a CDS encoding DUF1003 domain-containing protein, giving the protein MEKSKTWHENHHNSRGFGQRLADGVANGMGSWTFIIAQTIVVALWMSLNVIAFIKHWDPYPYILLNLLFSTQAAYAAPIIMMAQNRQGERDRAQATSDYETNLEAKKEIEELMERLNNIELQKLDKIITLLEEMKK; this is encoded by the coding sequence ATGGAAAAATCAAAGACCTGGCATGAGAACCATCACAATTCGAGGGGCTTTGGACAAAGACTGGCGGATGGAGTAGCAAATGGCATGGGTTCCTGGACATTTATTATTGCCCAAACCATCGTGGTAGCTCTTTGGATGAGCTTGAATGTAATAGCCTTTATCAAGCATTGGGATCCCTATCCTTACATACTTCTTAATTTGCTCTTTTCAACTCAGGCAGCGTATGCCGCGCCAATCATTATGATGGCCCAAAATCGGCAGGGAGAACGTGATCGCGCACAGGCTACCAGTGATTATGAGACTAACCTGGAGGCAAAGAAGGAAATAGAAGAATTGATGGAGCGCCTGAACAACATTGAACTACAAAAGCTGGATAAGATTATAACCTTACTGGAAGAGATGAAAAAATAA
- a CDS encoding DUF1003 domain-containing protein: MASRKQKHPHREHQLKSRLQQDESTADHIAIAISNALGNFAFLVIICAAIIIYILLNVNIIPGVTAFDPPPFNVMDSVLSVFALLLTITILISQGRQRRLEKIREEVEFEINVRAEHEITKVLTMLHEIQNELGIAKKDKDLDEMKQGLDLDVIKMKVKNKQNES, encoded by the coding sequence ATGGCGAGCAGAAAGCAAAAGCATCCTCACAGGGAACACCAACTTAAGTCCAGGTTACAACAAGATGAAAGTACGGCAGACCATATTGCGATTGCCATCTCTAACGCCCTTGGCAACTTCGCATTTCTTGTAATCATCTGTGCAGCAATCATCATCTACATTCTCTTAAACGTTAATATCATCCCAGGCGTAACGGCCTTTGATCCGCCCCCTTTTAATGTAATGGATTCGGTGTTATCTGTGTTCGCATTGTTGCTAACGATAACAATCCTAATTAGTCAGGGCAGGCAACGCAGACTGGAGAAGATTCGCGAGGAAGTAGAGTTTGAAATTAACGTACGGGCCGAACACGAAATCACGAAGGTGCTGACTATGCTTCACGAAATTCAAAACGAACTAGGTATCGCTAAAAAGGACAAGGATCTTGACGAAATGAAACAGGGATTGGATTTAGACGTGATCAAGATGAAAGTCAAGAATAAGCAAAATGAAAGTTGA
- a CDS encoding DNA-formamidopyrimidine glycosylase family protein, with protein MPEIPDLNVFQKNLAKKLVGKKLEKIEFLITRQLKIPASAFQETLQGTKLKEVVRIGKELHFEFQNGHVLGLHLMLHGALHWFEVKNDNRFTIAELYFNNGTGLAITDWQKAVMLKLDPELSSAPDALKVTSRYFEATLKMSSRPIKTVLVEGKTVQGIGNAYADEILYAAGISPFSAADKLTSEAIATLTKSIKSVLKEAEKHIERNFPDTISEKERDFLQVHRPKQKVTLAGEKILRADIDKRKTYYTVKQHVFE; from the coding sequence ATGCCCGAAATTCCCGATCTTAATGTTTTCCAAAAGAATCTTGCAAAAAAGCTTGTAGGTAAAAAACTTGAGAAGATTGAATTTCTCATAACCAGGCAACTTAAGATTCCGGCTTCTGCCTTTCAGGAGACGCTACAGGGCACAAAGTTGAAGGAAGTCGTAAGAATCGGCAAGGAATTGCATTTTGAATTTCAAAATGGCCATGTGCTAGGACTGCATTTAATGCTTCATGGAGCACTGCATTGGTTTGAGGTTAAAAACGACAACCGTTTTACAATAGCAGAATTATATTTTAATAATGGAACAGGTCTTGCCATAACCGATTGGCAAAAGGCAGTAATGCTAAAACTTGATCCTGAGCTTTCGTCGGCGCCTGATGCATTAAAAGTAACATCGAGATATTTCGAGGCGACGTTAAAAATGAGTTCTCGTCCTATTAAAACTGTTTTAGTGGAAGGAAAAACGGTTCAAGGAATAGGCAATGCATATGCGGATGAAATTCTTTACGCAGCTGGTATTTCGCCCTTTTCGGCTGCGGATAAATTAACTTCAGAAGCAATCGCAACTTTAACAAAGTCCATTAAATCAGTTTTGAAAGAAGCAGAAAAACACATTGAGCGCAATTTCCCCGATACGATAAGCGAGAAAGAGCGGGATTTTTTGCAGGTCCACCGCCCAAAGCAAAAGGTTACACTGGCAGGTGAAAAAATTTTAAGGGCTGACATTGATAAGCGGAAAACTTATTACACTGTAAAGCAGCATGTTTTTGAATAA
- a CDS encoding FAD-dependent monooxygenase, translating into MNISIDTPKNKMEQEILVSGASIAGLTAAYWLQKAGFIVTVLEREPALRLGGQNIDVKGPGWEIIKMMGLEEKIRKANTTEVGIQFYNTDHKLLAQFPKSEAASMTQELEILRGDLVQILHDEIKNNVNFIFGDYIKVVNDTDADVEITYKSGNIKKFAFLIIAEGIGSLTREQVFKNEVTFAYLGIYTCYFTISKSDTDSLWARWCNAPGGVVILIRPDNHGTTRVCINFRSSENGYEDLSTKKKKELLISKIEGIGWEAARLVGEIRKTDDFYLDRLSQVKACNWSRGRIVMTGDAAYCVTPIGGRGTDLAITGPYIIAGELSEK; encoded by the coding sequence ATGAATATTTCAATCGATACGCCTAAAAATAAAATGGAACAGGAAATTCTAGTTTCCGGAGCAAGTATTGCCGGCCTCACCGCAGCCTATTGGCTTCAAAAGGCGGGTTTTATTGTCACCGTTCTTGAGCGGGAACCTGCTTTGCGATTAGGCGGGCAAAATATAGATGTGAAAGGGCCTGGCTGGGAGATTATCAAAATGATGGGCTTGGAGGAAAAGATCCGAAAGGCGAATACTACTGAGGTAGGAATTCAATTTTATAATACTGACCATAAACTTTTAGCTCAGTTTCCTAAAAGTGAAGCAGCAAGTATGACACAGGAACTGGAAATTTTGCGCGGCGATCTTGTTCAGATTTTACATGACGAAATTAAAAACAACGTTAATTTTATTTTCGGCGATTACATAAAAGTTGTAAACGACACCGATGCAGATGTAGAAATCACGTATAAAAGTGGCAACATTAAAAAATTTGCTTTTTTAATCATCGCAGAAGGCATTGGATCTTTAACCAGAGAACAAGTGTTTAAGAACGAAGTCACCTTTGCTTACTTGGGCATATATACCTGTTATTTTACTATTAGCAAAAGTGATACTGACAGTCTCTGGGCACGTTGGTGTAATGCACCAGGAGGTGTAGTCATACTGATCAGACCAGATAACCATGGAACAACCAGGGTTTGTATTAATTTCCGGAGCTCAGAAAATGGTTACGAGGACTTGTCCACTAAAAAGAAAAAGGAGCTTCTTATATCGAAAATTGAAGGTATCGGATGGGAGGCCGCTCGTTTGGTAGGCGAGATTCGTAAAACAGATGACTTTTACCTGGATAGACTGAGTCAGGTTAAAGCCTGTAATTGGTCGCGCGGTAGAATTGTAATGACCGGCGACGCTGCATATTGTGTAACTCCTATCGGTGGGAGAGGAACAGATTTGGCTATCACCGGGCCATATATCATTGCAGGTGAGTTAAGCGAAAAGTAA
- a CDS encoding sialidase family protein has translation MKKTALKVLQASFIMGCLVIVMGCKKSPLNSATSENVSVNNPVKGTNAVTTTSSDPTYQRIFVGGTGGYHSYRIPSIIKTTAGTLIAFAEGRVSSNEDYGNIDIVFKRSTDNGATWGSMGVAVGTGTSTFAQGTCGNPTAVVDQSNGKIWLFMSWNDFGKNQNGDDGKTKIGVGDRPVYMLYSTNDGVSWSTPVNMTATLQPAGTAFDAMGPGIGIQTTINNAGRLIIPATSRNIYSDDHGDTWSYASTPGGTSESTIVELANGSFYRNDRPTLSNWNAHKRRWISTGQSLTSFAPFTFADDSLLDPRMEGSMLRYNLSEPKRILFLNSASTVTRLNMRIRISYDEGQSWQISRRVYDYLTTTQEHDQGKGGYSSMVKTADLRIGALIENNDAVGDDTGHQSIEFVKFGLAWVINGQTEP, from the coding sequence ATGAAAAAAACTGCACTAAAAGTATTGCAGGCGTCCTTTATTATGGGCTGCTTAGTAATTGTAATGGGTTGCAAAAAAAGCCCGTTGAATTCTGCAACTTCAGAGAATGTATCCGTTAACAATCCGGTCAAAGGCACAAATGCTGTCACGACCACATCTTCAGATCCTACCTACCAACGGATCTTTGTAGGAGGCACAGGCGGTTACCATTCTTACCGGATACCGTCCATCATCAAAACAACTGCCGGAACTCTTATTGCCTTTGCAGAGGGGCGTGTGTCCAGCAATGAAGATTACGGAAACATAGACATTGTTTTTAAACGTTCTACAGATAACGGCGCAACCTGGGGATCAATGGGCGTTGCTGTAGGTACGGGTACCAGCACATTTGCCCAAGGTACCTGCGGCAATCCTACTGCAGTTGTTGACCAAAGCAATGGTAAGATATGGCTTTTTATGAGTTGGAACGACTTTGGCAAAAACCAAAACGGCGATGATGGCAAAACGAAAATTGGTGTAGGCGACCGGCCTGTGTATATGCTTTACAGCACAAACGATGGTGTAAGTTGGTCAACCCCGGTTAATATGACTGCTACTTTACAACCTGCCGGAACAGCATTTGACGCCATGGGTCCCGGTATTGGGATTCAAACAACAATTAATAATGCGGGGAGGTTAATTATACCCGCTACCAGCCGTAATATCTACAGTGATGACCATGGCGATACCTGGAGCTATGCCAGCACTCCCGGCGGTACGAGTGAATCAACAATTGTGGAACTTGCTAACGGAAGTTTCTACAGAAATGACCGTCCCACACTTTCAAACTGGAACGCGCATAAAAGACGTTGGATATCTACAGGACAATCACTTACAAGCTTTGCACCGTTTACCTTCGCCGACGATTCCTTATTGGATCCGCGCATGGAGGGGTCAATGCTACGCTATAATTTAAGCGAACCTAAACGAATACTTTTTCTAAACTCTGCAAGCACGGTTACCCGCCTTAATATGCGCATTCGTATCAGTTATGATGAAGGGCAATCATGGCAAATAAGCCGCCGCGTCTATGACTACCTTACTACGACTCAGGAACATGACCAGGGCAAAGGCGGCTATTCAAGTATGGTAAAGACGGCCGATCTTAGGATAGGCGCTTTAATAGAAAACAACGACGCCGTGGGCGATGATACCGGCCACCAGTCAATTGAATTTGTTAAGTTTGGTTTAGCCTGGGTAATTAACGGGCAAACAGAACCGTAA
- a CDS encoding CHASE3 domain-containing protein, translated as MFGNNLSFFQKLGIGLVVSVIIVFVITYISYTNLEKLNEEHRATNHSQEVIKDATDLLQTVTDAETAARGYFGTRQPVFVESFKNAVSHIDPLFSQLSENAGDDIETKRLISSLSIHLELKKTAMNSYVVQRQDAGANMSLSSDKVMRGKAEMDLIRNYITQITQKEKISLIRRQNESEDASSSSFNWLIVGSLMFLIVIGLLFYYIFKTFTQKLQIEKKVIQSKDELEDVLNLNRYHNWLLEGLKHLAEEMQGQTSKENLCAIVLKELLFYTAGISGTFYLFDKKNSLLTYCASHAVSAIDEIRKEIRMSETWLGQVAVSGNSKIIERKINANIAFSTSIVQRELPYVIIVPIFYEESLEGVIELGYWDKIDDSKIEFINSTTNRIGVSLHNMKSKTELESLLLEIQQQKEELQVQEEELREVNEQLRLQINTKI; from the coding sequence ATGTTCGGAAACAATCTGTCTTTTTTTCAAAAACTGGGAATAGGATTAGTGGTGAGTGTGATTATAGTTTTTGTAATCACTTATATATCTTATACCAATTTAGAAAAATTAAATGAAGAACACCGCGCTACTAATCATTCACAAGAAGTCATAAAGGATGCTACGGATTTATTGCAGACGGTAACTGATGCAGAAACTGCGGCGCGAGGATATTTTGGTACAAGGCAACCTGTGTTTGTAGAATCATTCAAAAATGCAGTGTCTCACATTGATCCATTATTCAGTCAGTTGTCGGAGAATGCAGGCGATGATATTGAAACCAAGAGGTTAATATCCTCATTAAGTATTCACCTGGAATTGAAAAAAACAGCTATGAATAGCTACGTTGTCCAGCGCCAGGATGCCGGTGCGAATATGAGCTTGTCTTCGGATAAAGTTATGAGGGGTAAGGCAGAAATGGATCTTATTAGGAATTACATTACTCAGATAACCCAGAAAGAAAAAATAAGTCTTATACGACGTCAAAATGAATCGGAGGATGCGTCATCTTCATCATTTAACTGGTTAATTGTCGGCTCTTTAATGTTTCTCATTGTAATTGGTTTATTGTTTTATTACATATTTAAAACTTTCACTCAAAAGCTACAGATTGAAAAGAAAGTCATACAATCCAAAGACGAGTTGGAGGATGTTTTAAATCTCAACCGTTATCACAACTGGCTTTTAGAGGGCTTAAAACATTTGGCAGAAGAGATGCAAGGCCAAACCAGCAAAGAAAATTTATGTGCAATCGTACTGAAAGAGCTTTTGTTTTATACCGCAGGTATATCCGGAACATTTTACCTATTTGATAAAAAAAATAGCCTGCTGACCTATTGCGCAAGTCATGCGGTCAGCGCGATTGACGAGATACGCAAAGAGATTAGAATGTCTGAAACCTGGTTAGGACAAGTCGCAGTTTCAGGAAATTCAAAAATTATTGAAAGGAAAATTAATGCTAACATTGCATTTTCTACATCAATTGTACAAAGGGAACTACCTTATGTGATCATTGTGCCAATTTTTTATGAGGAAAGTCTTGAGGGTGTTATTGAATTAGGGTATTGGGACAAAATCGATGATTCGAAAATCGAATTTATTAATTCCACCACTAATCGTATTGGCGTCAGCCTCCATAATATGAAATCGAAGACTGAACTTGAATCTTTATTATTAGAAATACAACAGCAAAAAGAGGAATTGCAAGTTCAAGAGGAAGAGCTTCGGGAAGTGAATGAGCAATTACGTCTTCAGATTAACACTAAAATATAG
- a CDS encoding ferritin-like domain-containing protein produces the protein MGTTEKTSVLNDLIEINNDRVAGFEKALGDIKDENIDLKAVFEEFAAQSRKYSQELAALVGANAGEVETGNSIAGTLHRAWIDVKSIFGDNGREGILNEAERGEDAIKKAYKDALTDGGLSSDAYSLVAEQSQGINRGHDTIKALRDASK, from the coding sequence ATGGGAACAACAGAAAAAACAAGCGTGTTAAACGACCTAATTGAAATTAACAATGATCGCGTAGCAGGGTTTGAAAAAGCCCTTGGCGATATTAAAGACGAGAACATCGATCTTAAAGCAGTATTCGAAGAGTTTGCAGCTCAAAGCCGCAAATACAGCCAGGAGTTGGCAGCATTAGTTGGCGCTAATGCAGGCGAAGTAGAAACCGGCAACAGTATAGCAGGCACCCTACACCGTGCATGGATAGATGTTAAGTCAATCTTCGGTGACAACGGCCGTGAAGGCATCTTGAATGAAGCAGAGCGCGGTGAAGATGCTATCAAGAAAGCGTACAAAGACGCGCTTACCGATGGCGGCTTGAGCAGTGATGCGTACAGTCTCGTAGCTGAACAATCTCAAGGCATCAACCGTGGCCACGATACTATCAAAGCGTTGAGAGACGCTTCGAAGTAA
- a CDS encoding response regulator transcription factor: MAHVLIIETTEIAAVLDFLLKEDGHTTTIFDAVNDIRHVAAIIPDVMFIHERNLVGFSGSEIVRQLKSFESTKNIKTVLLSTSPDIKQQFMDARADAYLPKPFDIDQIPLLMRRLVPASKVIDPLI, encoded by the coding sequence ATGGCTCACGTACTAATCATTGAAACCACAGAGATTGCAGCTGTTCTGGATTTTCTTTTAAAGGAAGATGGCCATACTACCACAATTTTTGATGCGGTAAACGATATCCGTCACGTTGCTGCGATTATTCCAGATGTGATGTTTATCCATGAACGAAACTTGGTAGGTTTTTCCGGTAGCGAGATTGTACGACAACTTAAGTCTTTTGAATCTACTAAGAACATAAAAACTGTGCTGTTGTCTACGAGTCCTGATATAAAACAACAGTTTATGGACGCCCGCGCGGATGCGTATTTGCCAAAGCCATTTGACATTGACCAGATACCACTTCTAATGCGGAGGCTGGTGCCGGCATCGAAAGTTATAGACCCATTAATTTAA
- a CDS encoding lactonase family protein, which translates to MCVAGKPSFVTVLNQNNTISSFVSDNPSLTLTPVQGQPFATGMRGAVSMSLNPSKNAAFLVALQGSEFSALDYNSETNIFRTKQGYPNDISQYPSYIVTSANGKNVYVTA; encoded by the coding sequence GTGTGTGTTGCAGGAAAGCCTTCGTTTGTAACAGTACTCAATCAAAATAATACAATATCATCATTTGTATCTGACAACCCAAGTCTAACTTTGACACCGGTTCAAGGGCAACCGTTTGCAACAGGGATGAGAGGGGCGGTAAGTATGTCATTAAATCCTTCAAAAAATGCAGCTTTTTTGGTTGCGCTTCAGGGTAGCGAATTTTCTGCATTGGATTACAACTCTGAAACTAATATTTTTAGAACAAAACAAGGCTATCCTAATGATATCAGTCAATATCCATCATACATCGTAACAAGTGCAAATGGGAAAAATGTTTATGTTACAGCGTAA
- a CDS encoding HEPN domain-containing protein has product MYNTRYTPFDHYPKFLSFNEIQNPLKPLYDFFTADSIKGHKAYLKEWRYYVINKDCFKGRKYGPGELLYEHELNIKMMEAAYLLMLSYNDISSDIKKVDKNQIKQEKKDWTYFPKNLRGKYLVNPYLALKKVFRQIKPQSFRDSLNMWLSDALHTKPTDEVTETAEIIGVYDNLKLLYDVTWLIYQRESDEPYLKDNYGSVAKVKKIARRLVLKELFPAVNEKDKSLLDKLVNFITERFPMIDMIFYPGKNDNPEIFYLVLIRNIKDTSDDGELGNKIEDHCKHLAEVFAIVHQYDTVVKGLESGARFWTKLVGKGEVLYQRDRNIVLPAPQQINNATLIDRAENKWARWGSQGDLFIAAAENLLKNRNELKKADLILACFMLNQATRNYLKAIIESVIGYRVQAHNLSRLLKLTLLLTNEIRAAFKLDTEEGVQLYTFIKDAGQKASYFEEYNPDEGGIRAGLKIVKRLALVSETVMLRLVQDLKNE; this is encoded by the coding sequence ATGTACAACACCAGGTATACACCATTTGACCACTACCCTAAATTCCTGTCTTTTAATGAAATTCAAAATCCATTAAAGCCACTCTATGACTTCTTTACTGCTGACAGCATTAAGGGTCACAAAGCATATTTAAAAGAGTGGCGGTATTACGTGATCAACAAAGATTGCTTCAAGGGAAGAAAATATGGCCCGGGCGAACTGCTATACGAGCATGAACTCAATATCAAAATGATGGAAGCGGCTTATTTATTAATGCTTTCCTACAATGACATCAGTTCAGATATTAAGAAAGTAGATAAAAACCAAATTAAGCAGGAAAAAAAAGACTGGACGTATTTTCCGAAAAACTTGCGGGGAAAGTACTTAGTCAATCCTTACCTGGCGTTAAAGAAAGTTTTCAGGCAAATCAAGCCACAATCTTTCAGGGACAGCTTGAATATGTGGTTATCAGATGCTTTACACACCAAGCCAACTGACGAGGTTACAGAAACTGCGGAGATCATTGGAGTATATGACAACTTAAAACTGCTTTATGATGTAACCTGGCTCATCTATCAAAGGGAAAGCGATGAGCCTTATCTTAAGGATAATTATGGCAGCGTTGCAAAAGTCAAGAAAATTGCCAGGCGGCTGGTGCTGAAAGAATTGTTTCCTGCAGTCAATGAAAAGGATAAATCTTTACTGGACAAGCTGGTCAATTTTATCACGGAGCGCTTTCCCATGATCGACATGATCTTCTACCCGGGTAAGAATGATAATCCTGAGATATTTTACCTGGTTTTGATCCGAAACATCAAAGACACATCCGATGACGGCGAGCTCGGAAATAAGATCGAAGACCATTGTAAGCACTTAGCCGAGGTATTCGCCATCGTTCACCAGTACGATACTGTGGTAAAAGGCCTTGAATCCGGCGCAAGATTTTGGACCAAGTTAGTTGGAAAAGGAGAAGTGCTATATCAGCGAGATCGAAATATCGTTTTACCTGCCCCGCAGCAGATCAATAACGCGACACTTATCGACCGTGCAGAAAACAAATGGGCAAGATGGGGAAGCCAGGGTGATTTGTTCATTGCTGCTGCTGAAAACTTATTAAAAAACAGAAACGAGCTTAAAAAGGCAGACCTGATACTCGCATGCTTTATGCTCAACCAGGCAACACGTAATTACTTAAAAGCTATAATTGAATCTGTGATTGGTTATAGGGTACAAGCCCACAACTTGTCGAGGCTCCTTAAATTAACATTACTTCTCACAAATGAGATTAGAGCTGCTTTCAAACTTGATACCGAAGAAGGAGTCCAGCTTTACACATTTATCAAAGACGCCGGTCAAAAAGCTTCCTACTTTGAAGAGTATAACCCTGATGAAGGCGGTATTAGAGCGGGTTTAAAAATAGTAAAAAGGTTGGCGCTTGTTTCAGAAACGGTAATGCTGCGCCTTGTTCAGGACCTTAAAAATGAGTGA
- a CDS encoding helix-turn-helix domain-containing protein, whose product MDATAERSNYIHQGRNVKRFREMLGLKQEALALELGEDWNQKKVSLLESKDVIEADILTQVAQALKVPEEAIKNFDEETAIHNIQNNYDSSVINGGPTINYHPVFNPIDKWLEVLEENKKLYERLLESEREKVEMLKSK is encoded by the coding sequence ATGGACGCTACAGCTGAAAGATCAAACTATATCCACCAAGGCAGAAACGTTAAACGCTTCCGCGAAATGCTTGGCTTGAAACAGGAAGCATTGGCGTTGGAATTGGGAGAAGATTGGAATCAGAAAAAGGTTTCATTACTAGAAAGCAAAGACGTCATCGAAGCTGACATCTTAACTCAAGTTGCTCAAGCACTAAAAGTACCCGAGGAAGCAATTAAGAATTTTGACGAAGAAACAGCTATACATAACATTCAGAATAATTATGATAGCTCCGTTATAAATGGTGGACCGACAATTAATTATCATCCAGTGTTTAATCCCATCGATAAATGGTTAGAAGTTCTTGAAGAGAACAAGAAGCTTTATGAACGGCTATTGGAAAGTGAGCGCGAGAAGGTTGAGATGTTGAAATCTAAATAA
- a CDS encoding IS110 family RNA-guided transposase encodes MKNLKYFIGIDISKNKLDLVILKDYALLKHEVIANTKQDIKDAIPRIKKLCGQPFSKMVFGFEHTGFYGNYLVDFLLKKRAQFVIENASQIRSSLGNIRGKNDIVDALRIAQYLYRNREHLKFWEPKRPIIDQLSALSTLRTRLITIQKALTTPIAEGTRFSNTTSAKQLKALCHSSIEAVSKEVKKINEEISILIVGDSKLNHLINIITSVPGVGVTTASQIIITTNEFKTIANGKKFACYAGVVPFLKSSGIVNGKARVSKMANHKMKSLLHLCALAAVRTKNSELNVYYKRKVAEGKNKLAVFNAVRNKIVLRIFACVTNDRLYSNSHQSISSGIRSLVRSSTNNVI; translated from the coding sequence ATGAAAAATTTAAAATATTTCATTGGTATAGATATTTCAAAAAATAAGCTTGATCTCGTTATATTAAAGGATTATGCTCTTTTAAAACATGAGGTTATCGCAAATACTAAACAGGATATTAAAGACGCAATTCCTCGGATAAAAAAGCTCTGTGGTCAACCATTTTCTAAAATGGTATTTGGTTTTGAACACACAGGGTTTTACGGAAATTATCTTGTAGATTTTTTATTAAAAAAGCGAGCACAATTCGTAATTGAAAACGCTTCCCAAATACGCAGTTCACTTGGAAATATCCGTGGCAAGAACGATATAGTTGATGCATTGCGTATCGCACAATACCTATACCGTAATCGCGAGCATCTTAAATTTTGGGAACCTAAACGACCAATAATTGACCAATTAAGTGCGCTCTCAACTCTTAGAACTAGGCTGATAACAATACAAAAAGCATTAACAACACCAATTGCCGAAGGAACACGATTTAGTAATACGACTAGCGCAAAACAACTCAAAGCGCTATGTCATTCTAGTATTGAAGCTGTTTCAAAGGAAGTAAAAAAAATAAATGAAGAGATAAGTATTTTGATCGTAGGTGATAGTAAACTTAACCATCTTATAAATATAATCACTTCTGTACCGGGTGTCGGTGTCACTACAGCATCGCAAATTATCATCACAACGAATGAATTCAAAACAATTGCAAACGGGAAAAAATTCGCTTGTTACGCAGGGGTAGTGCCGTTTTTAAAAAGTTCCGGAATAGTCAATGGGAAAGCCAGAGTATCTAAGATGGCTAACCATAAAATGAAATCTCTCCTTCACTTATGCGCGCTTGCTGCTGTTCGCACTAAGAATTCAGAACTTAATGTTTATTACAAGCGGAAAGTTGCTGAGGGTAAAAACAAGTTAGCAGTTTTTAACGCCGTCCGTAATAAGATTGTGCTTCGAATTTTTGCATGTGTTACAAATGACCGTCTGTACTCAAATTCTCATCAGTCTATCTCAAGTGGCATTCGATCGCTGGTGAGAAGTAGTACTAATAATGTTATTTAG
- a CDS encoding DUF4138 domain-containing protein, translating to MKKLVMLINLLFVGTISMAQYTAYVSKDRITILSFASPVNVLGKIPKDLQIIQKENALITLKANQNIPQPYLLKIRDVNTSQVFRIPVAYSYGRSGQRIEIGNKLSAAIPTARGYAAIARDLSSGKRNNIADHQKTGGVKAWVGKISLASNKLFFRVDVRNKSKLPYELDFARFYIRDLKTVERMATHEEEIIPTYTSLSRKTVVGHKQEIARVFAFKRFSLSENQALNIELYEHNGNRHIYLQVKQDDLSDLTILQPRPQQSLNNLVAATHFN from the coding sequence ATGAAAAAGTTAGTTATGCTTATTAATCTGCTGTTTGTGGGAACAATTTCCATGGCGCAGTACACCGCCTATGTTAGCAAAGATCGAATTACCATACTTTCCTTCGCCAGTCCGGTTAATGTCTTAGGAAAAATTCCAAAGGATCTGCAAATCATTCAAAAGGAAAATGCCTTAATAACTTTAAAAGCAAACCAGAATATTCCTCAGCCATATTTATTAAAAATTCGGGACGTAAACACATCTCAGGTTTTTAGAATACCGGTAGCGTATTCGTACGGCCGATCCGGACAACGAATCGAAATTGGCAATAAATTATCAGCAGCAATACCGACGGCGCGCGGTTATGCCGCCATTGCTAGGGATCTTTCATCAGGAAAAAGAAATAATATTGCAGATCACCAAAAAACTGGTGGCGTAAAAGCTTGGGTAGGCAAAATCTCACTTGCCAGTAATAAATTGTTTTTCCGAGTTGATGTTCGCAACAAATCTAAACTTCCGTACGAGTTAGATTTCGCAAGATTCTATATCCGTGACCTCAAAACAGTAGAAAGAATGGCAACTCATGAAGAAGAGATTATTCCAACTTATACGTCGCTAAGCAGGAAAACAGTTGTTGGACACAAACAGGAAATTGCCCGGGTTTTTGCCTTTAAACGGTTTTCACTTTCAGAAAACCAGGCGCTCAACATTGAACTTTATGAGCATAATGGTAATCGCCATATCTATTTACAGGTCAAACAGGATGATCTAAGCGATTTAACAATATTACAACCAAGACCACAGCAGTCGCTTAATAATCTTGTTGCTGCTACTCACTTTAATTAA